The following are encoded in a window of Vibrio azureus genomic DNA:
- the ribB gene encoding 3,4-dihydroxy-2-butanone-4-phosphate synthase, translating into MSSTSLLQEYGTPLERVERAIEALQQGKGILLMDDEDRENEGDLIFSAQHLTKEQMALMIRECSGIVCVCLTEERAKWLDLPPMVKDNHSKNQTAFTVTIEAKEGVTTGVSAQDRVTTIKTAAMFGDKPSDLARPGHVFPLVAKANGVLTRRGHTEGTIDLMTLAGLIPSGVLCELTNPDGTMAKLPETVAFAKKHSMPVLTIEDIVEYRTGVALRQDIQHCIECEESLL; encoded by the coding sequence ATGAGCTCTACATCGTTATTGCAAGAGTATGGCACCCCACTTGAGAGAGTTGAGAGGGCTATTGAAGCATTACAACAAGGAAAGGGCATATTGTTGATGGATGATGAAGATCGAGAAAATGAAGGAGACTTAATTTTTTCGGCTCAACATTTGACCAAAGAACAAATGGCATTAATGATTCGTGAATGCAGTGGTATTGTTTGTGTGTGCTTGACAGAAGAGAGAGCGAAGTGGCTCGATCTGCCTCCAATGGTGAAAGATAACCACAGCAAAAATCAAACGGCGTTTACTGTGACGATAGAAGCTAAAGAAGGAGTGACGACTGGGGTTTCCGCTCAAGATCGCGTAACGACAATTAAGACGGCAGCGATGTTTGGCGACAAACCTTCCGATCTCGCAAGACCCGGTCATGTTTTTCCTTTAGTAGCAAAAGCAAATGGTGTTCTTACTCGTCGTGGTCATACCGAAGGGACGATCGATTTAATGACTTTAGCTGGCCTTATTCCGTCAGGTGTTCTTTGTGAATTGACAAACCCTGATGGTACTATGGCAAAATTGCCAGAAACGGTCGCTTTTGCCAAGAAGCACTCTATGCCTGTTTTGACCATTGAAGATATTGTTGAATACCGAACAGGCGTTGCTCTAAGACAAGATATTCAGCACTGTATAGAGTGTGAGGAAAGCTTGTTATAG
- a CDS encoding long-chain-fatty-acid--CoA ligase, translating into MDVISAVKQENIAASTEIDDLIFMGTPEQWSLQQQKDLTNSLVKEAYKYHYHHNEDYRNFCQKLGVNENVNDLNDIPVFPTSIFKLKTLVTVEEESIENSFTSSGTSGVKSIVARDRLSIERLLGSVNFGMKYVGDWFDHQMELVNLGPDRFNANNIWFKYVMSLVELLYPTAFTVNDDQIDFEATIANMERIKKSGKTICLIGPPYFIYLLCRFLQEEGRTFDGGSELYIITGGGWKKHQNESLNREEFNQLLMETFSLASDRQVRDTFNQVELNTCFFEDSDHQKRVPPWVYARALDPVTLTPLPHGEQGLMSYMDASAVSYPCFLVTDDIGIVREEEGERPGTTIEIVRRVNTRGVKGCALSLSQAFKAKNNEEGQ; encoded by the coding sequence ATGGACGTAATTTCAGCGGTAAAACAGGAAAATATCGCCGCCAGCACTGAAATCGATGACCTGATTTTCATGGGTACACCAGAACAATGGTCATTACAACAGCAAAAAGACCTGACAAACAGCTTAGTGAAAGAAGCGTATAAATACCATTATCATCATAATGAGGACTATAGAAACTTTTGCCAAAAGCTTGGGGTAAACGAGAACGTCAATGACTTAAATGATATACCCGTGTTCCCGACCTCTATTTTTAAGTTAAAAACGTTAGTCACTGTGGAAGAAGAGTCGATTGAAAATTCTTTTACAAGTAGTGGTACCAGCGGCGTGAAAAGTATTGTTGCGAGAGACCGACTTAGTATTGAACGCTTACTTGGCTCTGTAAACTTCGGTATGAAATATGTCGGAGATTGGTTTGATCACCAGATGGAGTTAGTCAATTTAGGGCCAGATCGATTTAATGCCAATAATATTTGGTTCAAATACGTAATGAGTCTCGTTGAACTGCTCTATCCAACGGCTTTTACTGTAAATGATGATCAAATCGATTTTGAAGCAACAATTGCAAATATGGAGCGAATCAAAAAATCAGGAAAAACCATTTGTTTGATTGGCCCACCGTATTTTATTTACCTATTGTGCCGTTTTCTGCAAGAAGAGGGACGAACTTTTGATGGTGGCTCTGAGCTGTATATCATCACAGGTGGAGGATGGAAAAAACACCAAAATGAATCACTCAATCGAGAAGAATTTAACCAACTTTTAATGGAAACATTTTCTTTAGCTAGTGATCGTCAAGTAAGAGATACCTTTAACCAAGTCGAGTTGAATACATGCTTTTTTGAAGATTCGGATCACCAAAAGCGTGTACCACCATGGGTATATGCAAGAGCCTTAGATCCTGTCACTCTTACTCCATTACCTCATGGCGAACAAGGACTGATGAGCTATATGGATGCTTCTGCAGTCAGTTATCCATGTTTCTTGGTTACCGATGACATCGGTATTGTTAGAGAAGAAGAGGGTGAACGTCCTGGGACCACGATTGAAATTGTGCGAAGAGTGAATACCCGAGGAGTAAAAGGTTGTGCGCTGAGCTTATCGCAAGCATTTAAGGCGAAAAATAACGAGGAAGGACAATAA
- the fre gene encoding NAD(P)H-flavin reductase: protein MLCTIEKIEPLSNQIFRVLFKPGQELTYKAGQHLNVSLSFGSLPFSIASCPSDNDLVELHIGGSDVIARDNVIMGELHRAWLRGKKVILSEAQGDAWLRNQSENPLLLIASGTGMSYILSILKHSLNQGFTQPIYVYWGAKDMEDLYVHEELIDIVLEHKNVSYVPITETSTTPQYTKQGRVLDFVMSDFSNLSEFDIYLCGPNRMVEMARKWFCRERGAEPEQLYADEFAYL, encoded by the coding sequence ATGTTGTGTACGATAGAGAAGATAGAGCCGTTATCGAATCAGATATTTCGAGTTTTATTTAAACCGGGACAGGAGCTCACTTATAAAGCAGGGCAGCACCTTAACGTTAGCTTAAGCTTTGGAAGTTTGCCTTTTTCTATTGCGTCTTGCCCCTCAGACAATGACTTAGTGGAATTGCATATTGGCGGTTCTGATGTGATAGCAAGAGACAACGTCATTATGGGTGAGCTTCATCGTGCATGGCTTCGAGGTAAAAAAGTAATATTAAGTGAAGCACAAGGAGACGCGTGGCTACGCAATCAAAGTGAAAACCCTTTACTTCTTATCGCCAGTGGTACTGGTATGTCGTACATATTAAGTATTTTGAAACATAGCTTAAATCAAGGGTTCACCCAGCCTATTTATGTTTATTGGGGGGCAAAAGATATGGAAGACTTATATGTTCACGAAGAACTTATCGACATTGTTCTGGAACATAAAAATGTTAGCTATGTCCCCATTACTGAAACGTCGACTACTCCTCAATATACCAAGCAGGGGCGAGTCCTTGATTTTGTTATGAGTGATTTTAGTAATTTATCTGAGTTTGATATTTATTTATGTGGCCCAAATCGCATGGTTGAAATGGCCCGGAAGTGGTTCTGTAGAGAAAGAGGTGCAGAGCCTGAGCAATTATATGCTGATGAGTTTGCTTATCTGTAA